From Hymenobacter sediminicola:
GAGCGAAAGGATGAACCCGGAAACCGTGTAAGGAAGCTACGCCGACATGGCCTCAACCGGAGCCAGTGCTACCAGGTCCTGTACCAGATTAGCCGAGCCCACATACAGCGGGGCACGTTGGTGAAATTCGGTCGGCTCGATATCCAGCACTGCCCCAGCGCCGGTTTCCGCGCGGCCACCGGCCTGCTCTATCACGAAAGCCAACGGATAACCTTCGTAAAGCAGGCGCAGCTTGCCCTGCGGATTTTTGGCCGTGGGCGGATACAGATAGATACCACCCGTGAACAGGTTGCGGTGATAGTCGGCGACCAGGGAGCCTACGTAGCGGCCGCTCATGCGCTGCTGCTTGCACTGCGTGAGAAAGTCGCGCACGTACTGGGCATAGTCGAACCAGTTGCCTTCGTTGCAGGAAAAGGTGTTGCCGCTGGCCGGAATCCGAATGCTGGGGTGCGAGAGAAAGAATTCGCCCAGCGAGTTTTCGTAGGTAAAACCTACTACGCCGTGGCCGGTGGTGTACACGAGCATGGTGCTAGAGCCGTACAGAATGTAGCCCGCCGCTACCTGCTTGCGCCCACCCTGCAAAAAATCTTCGCGAGTGGCTTCCTGCCCTACCGGGGTCACGCGCCGGTAGATGCTGAAGATGGTACCGATACTGATGTTGACGTCGATGTTGCTGGAGCCATCGAGCGGGTCGATGGCCACTACGTACTTGCCCTGGCAGTTGCCGGTGTGAATGATGTCGTCCTCTTCCTCACTCAGCACCGCGCAGGCCTCGCCACCGTTGGTGAGGGCACGAATGAAACGGATGTTGGCTTCCACGTCTAGCTTCTGCTGCGCTTCGCCCTGCACATTTTGCTGGCCCATGGCCCCAATGATGCTGGTCAGGCCCGCGCGGTTCACTTCGCGGTTCACGATTTTCCCGGCCAGCGCAATGTCACGCAGTAGCTGGCTCAACTCGCCGGTGGCAAAAGCAAATTCGGCCTGTTTGCGCATGATATAGCGCTCCAGGGTAGTACCAACTGGCTGGGCTATAGCGTTTTCATTCGTGATACTCATGGAGTGGGAAGGATAGCGGAGGGGCGTAGTAAGGGTGCGGCGGCCTTCCGGATGGTTCGTGGC
This genomic window contains:
- the fbp gene encoding class 1 fructose-bisphosphatase, coding for MSITNENAIAQPVGTTLERYIMRKQAEFAFATGELSQLLRDIALAGKIVNREVNRAGLTSIIGAMGQQNVQGEAQQKLDVEANIRFIRALTNGGEACAVLSEEEDDIIHTGNCQGKYVVAIDPLDGSSNIDVNISIGTIFSIYRRVTPVGQEATREDFLQGGRKQVAAGYILYGSSTMLVYTTGHGVVGFTYENSLGEFFLSHPSIRIPASGNTFSCNEGNWFDYAQYVRDFLTQCKQQRMSGRYVGSLVADYHRNLFTGGIYLYPPTAKNPQGKLRLLYEGYPLAFVIEQAGGRAETGAGAVLDIEPTEFHQRAPLYVGSANLVQDLVALAPVEAMSA